ATTATGATATAAGAATGACAGTTGTCTTCTGATGTATATCCTTCTTCCACATAGGATTGATCGATTGTCAGGAGAAGAATTGATgtgatttataatttttcactAATCAATGAAAAGCTCATGCTGTCTATGAATTATCAAAACTTCATGCGCCGTggatttatgtttttttatccATTAGAGTTTTATGAGCTTTTGTGGCATATTACCTACCTAAATATCTTGCCGCAAAAATTATTCACCTTCAGAAATGAGTACTGCGGATTCTTTGTTTTACTTAGTGAACATCCTCTTTCATTTCACTAATACATATATGCCATATAGGTCGGTTTTTTGGGCTCTTTTTGGGGCAATATACCTGTGCTTTGGGATGCCAGAAGTATATCGCGTTCTTTTTGAAGTATTCGGAATGGATCCTGATTCTGAGGATTGCCAGCCAAAACTAAGGAGGCAACTTGAGGATGTTGATTATGTATCTGTTGAATTTGAGACCAAAATGCTCAGCTGGCAAGATGTTGCTGTCTACAAGGCAAGTAATTTTCTGCTTTCCTCTTCGTACTTAGCATATAGTAGTTTGtggcccttaaaaaaaaaaaaaaaaaaagaaatggccaGGAAGAGAACTTGGGAAGCAAATAATTCGTCATGCTCCAGAAGGTCGAAATTGTTTCATTATATCAATAAGCAATCGGAAACTTTCATGAACACTCGTCCACAGTCATTTGTTCTCTCACAACTGGTACTCTCAATCGGGGAGTAAATAAAATCAATGGGAAATGATTTCAGATCAAACCCGGAAGACACTTTTAACTAAGAGGAGGTGGTGAAGTCTAGTTGACAGGTCAATGTGCGTTCATGTACTAGGTCATTATGTTGCACTTGGATAGCAAGTTTAGAGAATTGTTGTTTCATCCTTGTGAGAGTTCCGGATACACTTTTACTTGCAGCCTCCAGAAGATGCACTCTTCGCACATCCGAGGCTTTTTAGGGCTTGCGTGCCGCCGGGAATGCATCGATTCCGTGGAAACATATGGGACTATGACAGCAGACCGAAAGTTATGCAAGCTCTGGGGTATCCCTTAAACATGACAGATAGGATACCTGACATTACCGAAGCCAGAAATATTGAACTTGGACTTGGGCTACAGGTACTACTTCTTTGATCCTCTTTTAATCAAGCTTTATGTGGTAATAGAGAAATCACCATATTCTGCAACATGCCTCTAATTTAAGTACATAAGCTTTCAATGACATGGGGTCCTCGCTTTAGTAAAGAAAGAATATCCTTGGAATTGCTCGACATAccctttatttgtttatttctgTTTTGGGGTTAAGACACTACTGGCTTCTTTGTTGGACAGGTTGGCAATCTTTAGATTAATGTGAACTCTGAATTTGAGCTAAAAATTGTGGAACTAAAAGTAAGCACTCCAGTTCGTGAATGTTTCACGTCTTTCATTTAATATGACAAGATTTCGCATTTGCTTCGACGCTACAGGAATTATTATGTGCACATCATTAGCTTCATCATGTTGTGTATTTGACTAAAATTGTCAAGGTCAAATTTGAATGGTCTGGTGTGGCTTCCTGAACCACTGTTTCTCCTGTCCTTCCCATGCAGCTATGTTTCTTACACCCATCAAAATACAAGTTTGATCATCCTCGATTCTGTTACGAGAGGTTGGAGTATGTCGGCCAAAAGATCCAGGTAAATGTCTCTCTTGCATCGGTTACAGTAGAAGATGTTTGGTTGCTCAAAGATATTGCTTTGTGATGATTTATGGAAAAGTACCCGGTTCCTTCATTCGAATTTGATACTAAAATGAAACGGCAAGCAAGAGCAGTATATAGTAaaggatgaaaagaaagaaacaattcCTGAAGTTGATGTTTCCATTGACTTCAAATGTGTACAATTAATGCGGCCCTGTCGATTTAAGAGGTCGGAATCCAAAACTGCTTGTTCCACAAGCAATTACTAAAGTTTAGATCATTGAGATAACTTGTCATCATATGTCCTAGAACTTACATAGATATTAAGTCTGTTTATCCAAAGGATGAAGAAATAGGTGGGGCTTGctcatagaaattttttttagttcgATCCCAAAGCGCATTATCGATGTCCTTCTAATTTCCCTGTGCTGACTTGAAGGATCTGGTGATGGCGGAGAGGTTGCTGATGAAGCACCTAGATGCGCCCGGGAAATGGCTGCAAGAGAGGCACCGGCGTCTCCTCATGAACAAGTTCTGCGGGAGGTACTTGAGGGACAAGCATCTCCATCACTCAATCATCTACTCCGAACAAGTTCAGGACTCGTACGAGCACAACCGACGGTTACGGAACCCGGCCACGACGGCCGTGCAACAAGCGATTCACGGGCTCTCGTACACGGTGTACGGGAAGTCGGACGTAAGGCGACTCATGTTTGGTGTTTTCGACTTTGAGCAAATCCAGCCTAAAGCTGTCGTTTAAAACGATTTGACGAAATTGCAAGCTTCCAAAATAGTGAATAGAGTCATTTTGTGCCTTACAATATTCGAAATGCTTGCATCTAATACGAAATTGTAAATCATGGAAATAGTTGAACAGAGCTTCTAACGATTCGCAAATACGATTAGAAAGCTTGAAATCGGATGAAGTTTTGGCGAGCAACTTAGCGTCATGTGGAGAGATTCTCAGAATTACATCGCTTGCCATCAGCCGTTCGGGAGTCGCTGCTTTGGTCGTCGAGGAATTCGAAATGAGAAATGCAAACCGCGACGACATTCTACAACAAGTTAACATGAGAAGGATTCTTCAAAGGACGACATGATCGGCAGCCTCCAAATTCGATTTAGGATGAAAGAATGATCAGATTAAATGAATCGGCGATGATTTCCGTTTACATCGAGAGATTAAAAAATGGGAGGAGCTACTACAAAGTGTTGGGGGATTCGATTCAGTGGATGATGTAGGTGAGCACCAGAGCTAAAAGCATCAGCAAGTAGGCAACTCCCTGATCGATCGCCACTCCTACACAAGCACAAGTTCATTCCACAAGCTTCACCACCATTTCACATcaccagagaaagagagaggggagagggagagagagagagagagacgaaccGTCGCTAGAAGGAGCAGGCGCTGGGCTCTGTGCGACGCCGGCGGCGGAAGGCAAGACGAAGACCATCAGGAACGAGAGCAGAGCGACGGCGGCGAAGCTCATCCTCAATCTCAACACCTCCATCGTCGTCTCTACTCTCTCGCTcgctaatctctctctctgcaagtGCTCGCCAAACTGATGTTTTGAtccaagggagagagagtcGGAAAATATATTTGGATTCTAAAGTTGTTGACCGTTGATGAGATGCCAGCTGTACGGGCAGCAAGCCGCCAGGTGGATTCGAGCTGTTATACCCCACTGAAGACAAAAAGTTCCTTAGGTCCGCTGCGAAGTGTTGAAAATTATTTAGGCATCCGTCGTCCAGTTGGACGGGGCAACATACCATGTATGCTTCGATGGATTGTCGCATAACTATATTTATCCTATGCCATTCAATTAACAATGAACCCATACAGTACAACAGGAAAATTGTCCATAAAGTCCTAAACGTTTTTAATTGcttcaatttaattctaaacattccGAACGATCATCCAAATAATAGatgtatgactgaattggcaagttttcaaaaaatatatgactaaattgacagtACTAAAAGGCTTAAGATTaagttggcacaattataaGATTTATGACTGGATTATCAAAGTTTAGCATGTGCTCATGACTCTGCGTTAGGTACATCATACTCTGTTGATGCCGATTTTACACGGCCAATGTCGTCGGATATCGAGCGTGATTTATATTtgtataaaatgaaaatttctctCTCAAATGAAGGGAGATTCCCTGGCAACTCCCACGTGAATAGAAATGAGCTAATTCAAAATGGTTCTTCTTTTCCGCCGTTGGGGGGGCCCCTTTTCCTCGTGGGGAGGTTCTCTCGTCCAGATTCGTGGCgttaagaaattcaaaaattgaggagCCGTTATCTCCACCTCGACCGTTTGACTTGGTCCTGCCATGTTCGCTCCACGGTCGAGAGTATGACGTGTCAGGGTTTCTGAACCGATAATAATTAGATTCGTCAAATTGGTGAGCCGTcggatccaaaaaaaaaaaaaaccaggtgAATCGAGTCGGGTTGCGTTTGGATCGGGTGAAAAATGGCCCGATCCAAATTAACTCATTTTGACTCATTTATATTCAATGCAAATCTAATTATCTGTACTCAACCCAACGTATATTGCTAAGATACTGCTTCCATATTTAACACGatctaggaaaaattatttctcataaaaattaTATCGCTAAAACACTCTAATGCGATACAAATCtaatggacaatttttataaaattttaaaaggaaattatgaaattatacatgattttttttccttttctttttattttttccttttctttttccttctaagcCCGGCGAGGGTCACTGGCCGTGGACGAGGACCGGTCCTCTCCAGTTGCATCCCTCGCCCAACGGCCGAGCCTTCGCCGAACCTcttagaaggaaaaaggaaaagaaagatagaataagaaattataaaataaaatcagaatttttgtaaaaattataaattacacCAAACATCTCTAGCTCCACCGGTGAAGAACTATTTTTCATATGAGTTAGAAATGGATTAGTTATCAACTCATGTAAGACCCATTAAGTTATTTTTATTAgacaacccatttatgactcacttaaacttgtttttaaaacttaaggcaACACATTTTTAATGGCCTAATCCCCAAAAAAAAGCCTCTAACTTTAGCATCTGTCTCAATTATCtcatatttttacttttgtcctaattctacctcctaatacgaaaaaaaaaatccccaactttaGTACATGTCTCAATTatacccatttttttttgtgtcataaaaaccTCATaactttacttttgtcccaattccaCCATCGTCgcccttccgtccataatcactattagttaatcctatgtggctcgaattttctcgccgaactaactaatgaattttcgaaatacAAAAATAGCAAGTTTCCCGGACGACGAGATTTGGGATTGTTTGCCCAAATAATtatagggaaaaagccaccaaaaatcctaaactatgtccgttatgacacatttatcccaaacttttctttatgacacaaaaaacccttaacttgtacacatgtgacacatttacctcaaacttgtgctcgtgtgacacatttaccccaaactttttgttgtgacactaaaaactccaaacttatattcgtgtgacacatttacctcaaaattttgaggtaaatgtgtcacacgaatataagtttaggattttttatgtcacaaaaaaatgttttgaggtaaatatgtcacacgggtataagtttaggattttcaatgtcacaaaaaaaattttagggtaaatatgtcacacgagtataagtttgggatttttggtgtcacaaaaaaaaatttagggtaaatgtgtcacagttggcatagtttagggtttttggtgattttttcccaTAGTTATATATTCAAGTCTAGCCGTTCTTTGGGCTGTCGAGTATCAAGGACAATCCGAAACGCGCTATCTTGAGTGGCTCTGTACCTCCCGGCAATGTATAGGAGAAACagacaacaaaagaaaaattatagatTTTTTTCATATCAACTTTGCTTAGGTATAGTTCATTAACAACGTggtaatgccacgtaggattaactaatggtgattatggacggaaggctaacagtggtaaaattagaaaaaaaaaagttaaaggttttttatgagacaaaaaataattttggatataattgggacatatgccaaagttggagattttttggaTATCAGGCAAGTAGAATTGAGACATCACCAAATATGATTTAAAATATgagttctagacccattttttCACCTCTAACAATAATTCAGTTCCGATCATCGGTACATGTTTAGAATAACTTTCGGGTTCATTCCATATGAACTCCGTTCTCTCATATGACATTATGCTCGTCGCGTTGCCGAGTCCGTATCGGATTCGAGAAGATGTGATTATGTGAGCCTGGCAACTTCCTTGAAGCAACAATCTTTAGCAAGTGCTGGGGACTGGTGTGCCGGGATTCCCTCTTGCTAAGTCAAATCCTTAGGGCACTAAGCTTTTGAGAGATGCTACAGTTCACTGCTCACTCCTTTACATGTAGTTCGGTCCTCTGTTGCACAGGATGGAGGTTTTCAGGAGAACTCTGGTGTAGAGAGAGCTGTCACAAGAGCAGCTGAACACAAGCCCTTCTTCTCCATGGCTCTTTCTATTTCCCCTGCGATCCGGGATCATTCTGCGATTGATTCTACGAACCAAAGGCCTTGTCTTAACGTGCGGTGTCGCCATATGGACGCTCTTACGGCGTCGCCCTCTGTTTGCATTTACTTCTCGCGGAGGAAAAGCATAAAGTGGAGGGTGGTTTCAAAGGGAAATAGCCGACCTAATGAAAGCGAAAAGAAGgataagaagagagagccgAGGACCATTTGCAAAGATCAGCCACTAGGAAAAATTTAGGGTGTGGACCTCATGGAGATGACTCATGACAAAGTTGAACAACCCCATTTCCTGCCATGTTCATCTGTCCTTCTTTTTGCATGAAAGAACAGCTGGAGAGCTTCATGAGCCTACCAGAAAGTGCATAAAAGGGCTCACTTCATCATAGACCAGAAATGGGAGACTAATGCACATATGGAAGACCGAAAAGGATGGATCAGATGTAATATTATACAGCAAAGCTGGAAGAAAATAAGTGTGGAGGTGCTGCACAAAGTAGACAAAGCTCCTTCCTGTTGACTCATGGCACACTGTTTGAGTCTTGCAAGATCTTAATCAGAACAAGCACATTCAATTCATTTAGTGGAGGCAAGTGTCAGCCTTTAGCtttcaatgatttttctttttgggctgcCACAATCAATGGATTTTTCAAATGGGTGTTTAGTAAACAAAGCAAAATGTCAGGAAGTGAGGAAAGTTCAGGGAAACAAGGCCTGTGAGGAGCTGATTTGGGGTCTCCCTGCTTCTACTAAACTCATTAGATGAAATGAATTGACTAATCTAATTTCATCAATTCAAAGATGTGATGTGAGGCACTGCTTTTAGAAATTAAAGGCAACGACTTGACTTCATTGAACCCTCGTCCCTCAAAGGGGACTTCTTACTTTGTGGCGGGAACGGCTGCTCTTTCGGTATAGTTGAATGTAACACGGGAAAAAGCAGAGGCGTCGATCCCCGTGGAAATAGTCTATGATCTGGAAATTTCCGAGAACAGAAGGTCCCGAGGGGACAGCGCAGCCGTTGGAAGAGTCGTAATTTGGACCGAAGAAGATACGCCGGCTAGAGGAATCGATGCGAGAACAGATTGTAAAACAGATTTCATCGGGTACTTTTGAGGAAAGGCATTGGCTTCATCATACTATCGTAGCAGTCACGGTATACATTTCGCCAATTGGCTAGCGCTCACCCTTCGAGGATCGTCGCGTCGTTCTCAAGCGAGCGATGTGTGGACCATCATGCATGTGCACATACATACCCGAGAGTGGGGAAGAGAGCAAGAGAAGAAGTTATTTTCCGGATTGGAGTCTTTGTTTGATCTTAGCATGTGTCTTATATCCTGCATGCAGAAAGACAGGATCCTACACaaatttttggggaaattggCTTTTGTCGAATGCGTCGCTAACAAAATCAAGACTTGATTTTCCAGTTTTGAGTGAGTCAGCTGATGTAAATTCATGAGCAAACTTTGCTCATTGCATTTCTATGTTCAATTACATTGATTCATCTTGATACGTAAACTGAGGATATACCCGGGAGATTCAGATGAGTAGGCCCTAGCGAAATATACATCATGATAAAGAACAGCGAAATCTCGCATCTAACTTCGACTTAATCACCGCTCAGACCGCTTCCATAGAATTAAGACAGGAAAATTTCCCATCACCTGCTGAAAAATCTGAAGGTCcctagttttctttcttttcttcttgggttGATGACTTGACCAGTGAAGGTGACATCCGGAAAACATGAACTGTGTTTAGTTGCTCTGATCTTGGAAGCCAAAGTCATTGAGCATACTATCCCAATCAAAGTCCAACGGGACTTGGTCCTGTTCGGAACCGCCGTTTGCAGACACCGAATAGTCGCTCTCCATCGCCACATCGGAATGACTCAAACCTTCTGGCGTGGACGCCCGTAGATGGCTAGAATCGGAAACTTCGGTGAGCCTTGCACGACGGAGAAGACTCGGCTTCAAAGTGGGTGTTCCTGGATTGAAGCTCGTCTTGGAGAACCCTATGGAATTAACTGCATATTCCCGATTCTTCGTCTCAGGATCGATTGGGGCCGAGTTCCGTGTCTTGTCCTGATAATCAAAGTTACTTTGAGGCAATGTTTTCAGAGAATCCATTTGCTGCATTAGCTTCTTCTTCAGCTTGGTATTCCAGTAGTTCTTCACATCATTGTCCGTTCTTCCTTGCAACTTGGAAGCAATTACCGACCACCTGAGTCGACAGCAACCATTAGTGTTTCTACCGATTTTCGCATAACTAAAATCTTGTGGACTTTTGTCGAAGCCTAATGAAATTAAAATAGTGTACGAAAGTTTCTGATTTTGCAATGAACTTTGTTAAAGCTTTGCCTGGTTCCTATGGTCAAGAAAAGATTGCATATAACGTCATCCTCCTCCTTGGTGAAACCTCCATGCTTTATGTCTGGCCTCAGGTAATTCAGCCACCTTAACCTGCAACTCTTTCCGCAGCGCTTGAGCCCTTCAACATCATCCAAAACGAAGAAGACCCCATTAATCATCCAGATGAAACAATCAAGTCCTTCAAGAGAAGACGGAAAAACGAGAACTTTTCACACAATCCTGACAGTCCTGAACTCCACTCAACCATGTTTCTTGCAGTTTCAAGTTGAAAGGAGTAATCAGGTAGAGAGAGACAcacagagagagatagagagagaccgGCTTTGCGAGGAAGAGCGATCCAATTGCCGCCTGGTCCGTACTCGCGTATGTAGTTCACGAGGGCGGCATCTTCTTCAGGTGACCAAGGCCCTCTCTTCACGTTAGCCTTGTCACAGCAAGGAGCTCTTACCATGGCCGCCACTCGGTCAAACCAGACAAGCACTCAGGGACAGCAAAACAGCCAGCCAGACACAACTTCAAGTTGGTCAGAGAGCCGATCAACGAGCACTTGTGACTCTATATATAGAAGAATTGAGGCTGGATGAGAAAGTTTTGGACACACACACCTAGGCCTCATGACTGCGCAGTCTCTCTTTTACCAATCATAGCACTTGTCTTGATGCAACGTTTGCTTGCAGCtgcaatttcttgtgaacttaaGCGAGAGAAGAGAGCCCGGTCAATGCGGATGCTTGTGAAGAAATGTCATTGCTTGCCTTTTGAGGTCATCTCGTGGAAATTTCTGATGAGCAAGTCGTCGAAGACCTAGTTCTTTGCACATTTAACCCTCTCATAAAAATTTGCGAAACCGGGCCTCTCAGCTTTTAACGCACATTGCTCTCGGTTGGCCTGAGACACAAGTGCAGTAATTGATGATTCGATTCCTGGATCCGGCTCAGGATACTCAGAGATACAAAAGCATAACTCGCGGATAATATGATAAACAGAATCGATCAGAATACCGGTAATACTGAAAATTTGTTTGAGATGTAGCACATGTGTCATGTTTGTATGATTTGTTTCGACTGATAGAGAGTTTAGCATATATCCGATGGTGTCTACTTCAAAGCCGTCCCGACAGACGgtccctagaaaaaaaaatttcttggttGTGCCGTGCTGTGCTGTGGTGAAGTACTCTTGTTTTATCCAGATGTCGTTTCTCTCTTCACCCTGGTAAGATAATGACCTGATTTTTAAACACAAGAAGAGAACCGATGTTTTAAGTTTGATTCCAGCCTTGTGTAGCTCAGATTATTCAGAGGGAGGAACCATGACGGCGGGTTGTCATGTTACTTCTCCTTCAAGTAGTCGGCTGATTATGGTCGCGTCCTTGAATTattaaaccaaaacaaaaaaaatcatatgtaAATCTTGATAATCCATCCCTTATTTTTCGATAAATGAAAAGGTCACCGGCGTCCGGCGTCTTCCCTTAACGTTACCATAGGAATTCCGGATCTACAACTCGAGCCATTATCGCTACTCACTTTGAGCGAGCTCGTTAACAAAGCCCTATCGGGGTGTCGATAGGAATAGAGTCGGGGTTATTTTACGCCATCACACGATCGATTCTATGCCACGGACAAGCAACGATTTCCCGAGATCGAGGAGCAGCCCGAGGGATTTCGAACCCGTGGCTGGGGACTCCAAGTCATCTTCTAGCCCAACCACAATGGTGATAATTTCACACGGCGATGGATTGTACGTGAAGTGATGCACCCAAAATAGACAGGGCTACGCAATCAAATCTTTTTGTTAGTCAAGTCGGGTGTCGTGTTCGAGAGAGATTTGATTAGTCTTATTTGGTAgatatatgtatgtgtgtgtaataatcgctaaaaaataaattgctaaaagaaattgatgatattaagataatatttttgataaaaataaattaacaaaaaaatttaattttctccGTCGC
This genomic interval from Rhodamnia argentea isolate NSW1041297 chromosome 4, ASM2092103v1, whole genome shotgun sequence contains the following:
- the LOC115749214 gene encoding transcription factor RAX2-like, whose amino-acid sequence is MVRAPCCDKANVKRGPWSPEEDAALVNYIREYGPGGNWIALPRKAGLKRCGKSCRLRWLNYLRPDIKHGGFTKEEDDVICNLFLTIGTRWSVIASKLQGRTDNDVKNYWNTKLKKKLMQQMDSLKTLPQSNFDYQDKTRNSAPIDPETKNREYAVNSIGFSKTSFNPGTPTLKPSLLRRARLTEVSDSSHLRASTPEGLSHSDVAMESDYSVSANGGSEQDQVPLDFDWDSMLNDFGFQDQSN
- the LOC115749189 gene encoding ribonuclease III domain-containing protein RNC1, chloroplastic, translated to MELSSPFTNPPTTKPFSFSSSVSPFPIQIRLKNPRKKLPASQSRSISAVAVGPRQEPPRNSPQRLLKELAERKRATSPKKKVPPKRFILKPPLDDKKLADRFLNSPQLSLKSFPLLSSCLPSSKLNNADKTWIDEYLLEAKQALGYPLEPSDSFGDDNPAKQFDSLLYLAFQHPSCERTNARHVRSGHSRLLFLGQYVLELALAEYFLQRYPRESPAPMRERVFGLIGKRNLPKWIKAASLQNLVFPYDDMDKLTRKDKEPPVKSVFWALFGAIYLCFGMPEVYRVLFEVFGMDPDSEDCQPKLRRQLEDVDYVSVEFETKMLSWQDVAVYKPPEDALFAHPRLFRACVPPGMHRFRGNIWDYDSRPKVMQALGYPLNMTDRIPDITEARNIELGLGLQLCFLHPSKYKFDHPRFCYERLEYVGQKIQDLVMAERLLMKHLDAPGKWLQERHRRLLMNKFCGRYLRDKHLHHSIIYSEQVQDSYEHNRRLRNPATTAVQQAIHGLSYTVYGKSDVRRLMFGVFDFEQIQPKAVV